From Micromonospora rifamycinica, a single genomic window includes:
- a CDS encoding LacI family DNA-binding transcriptional regulator: MRGPAMTDVARLAGVSHQTVSRVLNDHPNVREQTRVRVRAAIAELGYRPNRAARALVTGRSQLIGVVAQNSTLYGPASLLAALEQAAASAGFAVSVGSVSTLDRRSISAAVERHLDHRVAGIVVIAPVASADEALDHLPHSVPLVTVDGDPAREAALVTVDQAAGAGLATRHLLDAGHRTVWHVSGPADWFDSAGRVEGWRAALRAAGAEVPPVLAADWSAASGYRCGQMLARMPEVTAVFAANDHLALGVLRALSERGRRVPEEISVVGFDDVPEAGYFIPPLTTVRPDFDAVARAGLAMLLRQIEDGPGTVERFTIAPTLVHRASVAPPPS; this comes from the coding sequence ATGCGTGGTCCTGCGATGACGGACGTCGCCCGCCTGGCGGGAGTCTCCCACCAGACGGTTTCCCGGGTGCTCAACGACCACCCCAACGTCCGGGAGCAGACCCGGGTCCGGGTCCGTGCGGCGATCGCCGAGCTGGGCTACCGACCGAACCGGGCGGCCCGGGCGCTGGTCACCGGCCGGTCCCAGCTCATCGGCGTGGTCGCCCAGAACAGCACCCTGTACGGCCCGGCGTCGCTGCTGGCGGCCCTGGAGCAGGCCGCCGCGTCGGCCGGCTTCGCGGTCAGCGTGGGCAGTGTCAGCACGCTCGACCGGCGGTCCATCTCCGCCGCCGTGGAGCGGCACCTCGACCACCGGGTCGCCGGCATCGTGGTGATCGCCCCGGTGGCCTCGGCCGACGAGGCGCTCGACCACCTCCCGCACAGTGTGCCGCTGGTCACCGTCGACGGCGACCCGGCCCGGGAGGCGGCGCTGGTCACCGTCGACCAGGCGGCGGGGGCCGGGCTGGCCACCCGGCATCTGTTGGACGCCGGGCACCGTACCGTCTGGCACGTCTCCGGCCCGGCGGACTGGTTCGACAGTGCCGGGCGGGTCGAGGGCTGGCGGGCCGCGCTGCGGGCGGCCGGGGCCGAGGTGCCGCCGGTGCTGGCGGCCGACTGGAGCGCGGCATCCGGCTACCGGTGCGGGCAGATGCTGGCCCGGATGCCGGAGGTGACGGCGGTCTTCGCGGCCAACGACCACCTCGCGCTGGGGGTGCTACGGGCGTTGAGCGAGCGCGGGCGGCGGGTGCCGGAGGAGATCAGCGTGGTCGGCTTCGACGACGTGCCGGAGGCGGGGTACTTCATCCCGCCGTTGACCACCGTGCGGCCGGACTTCGACGCGGTGGCCCGGGCCGGCCTGGCGATGCTGCTGCGGCAGATCGAGGACGGCCCGGGGACGGTGGAGCGGTTCACCATCGCCCCCACCCTGGTCCACCGGGCCAGCGTCGCCCCCCCACCCTCCTGA
- a CDS encoding alpha/beta fold hydrolase has product MTAPQHTSPSTTRFLRRAEGRLAYDVQGSGPLVLLVPGMAELRSSYRFLAPALVAAGYTVVTTDLRGHGDSDTTFTSYGDPETASDISALITELGRPAVVVGNSLAAGAGVIAAADHPEQIAGLVLVGPFVRNPTLPPGMRSLFHVMTSPLWVATVWKAYMPSLYAGAKPADFAAYRAAVVDRLRQPGYGRAFSRTARQTDHASAEARLAEVDTPVLVVMGDRDPDFKDPAAEAAWIGEALRGEVVMVPDAGHYPHAQQPEPTTRAVLGFLATVHPGA; this is encoded by the coding sequence ATGACCGCACCCCAGCACACCTCCCCGTCGACGACCCGCTTCCTGCGCCGCGCAGAGGGTCGCCTCGCGTACGACGTCCAGGGCAGTGGACCGCTCGTGCTCCTCGTACCCGGCATGGCGGAGCTGCGTAGTTCGTACCGTTTCCTGGCCCCTGCCCTGGTCGCCGCCGGTTACACCGTGGTCACCACCGACCTGCGGGGCCACGGCGACAGCGACACCACCTTCACCTCCTACGGCGACCCCGAGACGGCCTCCGACATCAGCGCGCTGATCACCGAGCTGGGCCGACCGGCGGTCGTGGTCGGCAACTCCCTCGCCGCGGGGGCGGGCGTCATCGCCGCCGCCGACCACCCCGAGCAGATCGCCGGTCTCGTCCTGGTCGGCCCGTTCGTGCGCAACCCCACACTGCCCCCGGGGATGCGGAGCCTGTTCCACGTGATGACGTCGCCGCTGTGGGTGGCCACCGTCTGGAAGGCCTACATGCCCTCCCTCTACGCCGGCGCCAAACCCGCCGACTTCGCCGCCTACCGGGCGGCCGTCGTCGACCGGCTCCGCCAGCCCGGTTACGGCAGGGCCTTCTCGCGCACCGCCCGGCAGACCGATCACGCATCGGCCGAGGCACGCCTGGCCGAGGTGGACACGCCGGTGCTCGTCGTCATGGGTGACCGGGATCCCGACTTTAAGGACCCGGCGGCCGAGGCGGCGTGGATCGGCGAGGCGCTGCGCGGCGAGGTGGTGATGGTGCCCGACGCCGGTCACTACCCGCACGCCCAGCAGCCCGAGCCCACCACCCGGGCGGTGCTCGGGTTCCTCGCCACGGTGCACCCGGGTGCCTAG
- a CDS encoding extracellular catalytic domain type 1 short-chain-length polyhydroxyalkanoate depolymerase, with translation MRSRIKLLGTALVAAALTALAAIAAPTPASAATLTQVTNFGANPSNLQMYLYVPNTVAARPGLLVAVHYCTGSGPAFYSGTQYAALADRYGYIVIYPSVTRSSKCFDVSSPQALRRDGGSDPVGIKSMIDYVRGRYPVDPNRIFATGTSSGAMMTNVLLGDYPDVFAAGAAFAGVPFGCFATTDGSEWNSQCANGQVTKTAQQWGDLVRNAYPGYTGKRPRMQLWHGTNDETLRYPNFGEEVKQWTNVQGLSQTPTFTDSPQAGYTRTRYGGSGGTAPVEAISMQGVTHNLPVDAAQAIRFFGLDAPPTTTPPPTTPPPTTTPPPTTPPVPTTTPPTPFPPTPTTPGPGAECRIGYTVNAWNTGLTTEITITNSRDTGINGWNLAFTLPAGQTIIGGWNATYSPTSGAVTATNVSYNGSIAPGASVSIGFQANHTGNTAKPAFFTLNGSPCAVV, from the coding sequence ATGAGATCCAGGATCAAACTCCTCGGCACCGCCCTGGTCGCCGCCGCGCTCACCGCACTGGCGGCGATCGCCGCCCCCACCCCGGCCTCGGCGGCGACGCTGACCCAGGTGACCAACTTCGGCGCCAACCCCAGCAACCTGCAGATGTACCTGTACGTGCCGAACACCGTCGCGGCCCGGCCGGGCCTGCTGGTGGCGGTGCACTACTGCACCGGCAGCGGCCCGGCGTTCTATTCCGGCACCCAGTACGCGGCCCTCGCCGACCGGTACGGCTACATCGTCATCTACCCGTCGGTGACCCGCAGCAGCAAGTGCTTCGACGTCTCCTCCCCGCAGGCGCTGCGCCGCGACGGGGGCAGCGACCCGGTGGGCATCAAGTCGATGATCGACTATGTCCGGGGCCGGTACCCCGTCGACCCGAACCGGATCTTCGCCACCGGCACCTCGTCCGGGGCGATGATGACCAACGTGCTGCTCGGCGACTACCCGGACGTGTTCGCGGCGGGAGCGGCCTTCGCCGGGGTGCCGTTCGGCTGCTTCGCCACCACCGACGGCTCGGAATGGAACAGCCAGTGCGCCAACGGGCAGGTCACCAAGACCGCGCAGCAGTGGGGCGACCTGGTCCGCAACGCCTACCCCGGGTACACCGGCAAGCGGCCCCGGATGCAGCTGTGGCACGGCACCAACGACGAGACCCTGCGCTATCCGAACTTCGGCGAGGAGGTCAAGCAGTGGACCAACGTGCAGGGGCTGAGCCAGACGCCGACCTTCACCGACAGCCCGCAGGCCGGCTACACCCGTACCCGGTACGGCGGTAGCGGCGGCACCGCCCCGGTCGAGGCGATCAGCATGCAGGGCGTCACGCACAACCTGCCGGTCGACGCGGCGCAGGCGATCCGGTTCTTCGGCCTGGACGCCCCGCCGACCACCACCCCGCCCCCGACCACCCCGCCGCCCACCACCACGCCGCCCCCGACCACCCCGCCGGTGCCGACCACCACGCCGCCGACGCCGTTCCCGCCCACGCCCACCACGCCGGGCCCGGGAGCCGAGTGCCGGATCGGGTACACCGTCAACGCCTGGAACACCGGCCTGACCACCGAGATCACGATCACCAACAGCCGGGACACCGGGATCAACGGCTGGAACCTGGCGTTCACCCTGCCCGCCGGGCAGACCATCATCGGCGGCTGGAACGCGACCTACTCGCCGACCAGCGGAGCGGTCACCGCCACCAACGTCTCCTACAACGGCTCGATCGCACCGGGTGCGTCGGTCAGCATCGGTTTCCAGGCCAACCACACCGGCAACACCGCGAAGCCGGCCTTCTTCACCCTCAACGGCAGTCCCTGCGCCGTCGTCTGA
- a CDS encoding SDR family NAD(P)-dependent oxidoreductase encodes MDTQGRRAVVVGNSDGVGLALTRQLVAAGWSVAGVSRSGSDLTAPGYTHHVADVTGDAYRDVLAGAVDRLGGVDVCVYAAGVGDFFDLDDLAAQTRALEVNLIGAARTVEVVVPAMVAGAGGHLVGLSSLADAAPSAQAPGYAAAKAGLTSYLVGLRGALRPHGVRVTVVRFGFVDTKMAKSPVKPMLLSVERAADVVRDCLRTRPAVVSRPRRMAAVVRVAGVAARVAARR; translated from the coding sequence GTGGACACGCAGGGGCGACGGGCGGTCGTGGTGGGCAACAGCGACGGAGTCGGGCTGGCCCTCACCCGGCAACTGGTGGCGGCCGGCTGGAGCGTCGCCGGGGTGTCCCGCAGCGGCAGCGACCTGACCGCCCCCGGCTACACCCACCACGTCGCCGACGTCACCGGCGACGCCTACCGCGATGTGCTGGCCGGGGCGGTCGACCGGCTCGGCGGGGTCGACGTGTGCGTCTACGCGGCGGGGGTCGGTGACTTCTTCGACCTCGACGACCTGGCGGCGCAGACCAGGGCGCTGGAGGTCAACCTGATCGGTGCGGCGCGCACCGTGGAGGTGGTCGTGCCGGCGATGGTCGCCGGGGCCGGCGGTCACCTGGTGGGCCTGTCCAGCCTCGCCGACGCCGCCCCGTCGGCCCAGGCCCCCGGGTACGCCGCCGCCAAGGCGGGGTTGACGTCGTACCTGGTGGGGCTGCGGGGCGCGCTGCGCCCGCACGGGGTGCGGGTGACCGTCGTCCGGTTCGGGTTCGTCGACACCAAGATGGCGAAGTCGCCGGTCAAGCCGATGCTGCTCAGCGTGGAGCGGGCCGCCGACGTGGTGCGCGACTGTCTGCGTACCCGGCCGGCGGTGGTCTCCCGGCCCCGCCGGATGGCGGCGGTGGTGCGGGTGGCCGGGGTCGCGGCGCGGGTGGCCGCCCGGCGGTGA
- a CDS encoding cellulose binding domain-containing protein, which yields MNRVSAPLSRRGPGRWTALAASLLLATGGLAVTGPSPADAAADPVAVTVNANAGLATVPETALGVNHAIWDSQLGTNETSDLLKAAGVRMMRYPGGSYADIYHWRDHTAPGGYVAPNTDFDTFMAAARRVGAQPMIIANYGTGTPAEAADWVRYANVTKGYGAKWWTVGNENYGNGHYGSAWEADDHPDKSASQYARLVVDYADAMKAVDPTIKVGAVLTMPGNWPDGITAGSDPGPWNRTVLAIAGPKIDFVDVHWYPGGTAAESLARTAHIDEAAHLLRDQLARYAGPNAARIGISFTELNVGTGQNTQPGALFLADAYSDLLENGVFTVQWWNVHNGIGTVSQVAGQTDYGDFGLLSSGTCTADNSVCEPPLNTPFAPYHGLSMMNLFARPGDQFVRAATDQPLVTAHAVRRADGDLAVLLVNKDPENARPVTIDYAGFTPSAAAPTTYSLTNGASGVVTGQSGSAASRTLPAYSLTTLVLRPSSPVTAHPAPPGQPTASGVTDRSATISWSPAPPKGAPIAKYEVYRQNGTVSEQLGETAGTSFTVDNLVPGTRYTLNVLTRDTAGKVSWSSSPVTFTTTGPAESSCTVRLTTASDWGNGWVGNVEIVNNGANPVDGWTLTWSWPTSWQQVSSGWSATWTQTGRTVTVASTDDNRRIAAGGSTTAGFVGAYSGPNVPPTGFVLNGTPCTVG from the coding sequence ATGAACAGAGTTTCCGCCCCACTGTCGCGTCGCGGCCCGGGGCGCTGGACGGCGCTCGCCGCGAGCCTGCTGCTCGCCACCGGCGGGCTCGCCGTGACCGGCCCGTCGCCCGCCGACGCGGCGGCGGACCCGGTGGCCGTGACCGTCAACGCCAACGCCGGGCTGGCCACCGTGCCGGAGACCGCGTTGGGCGTCAACCATGCCATCTGGGACTCCCAGCTCGGCACGAACGAGACGTCGGACCTGCTCAAGGCCGCCGGGGTGCGGATGATGCGCTACCCGGGCGGCTCGTACGCCGACATCTACCACTGGCGCGACCACACCGCGCCCGGCGGGTACGTCGCGCCGAACACCGACTTCGACACCTTCATGGCCGCCGCCCGCCGGGTCGGCGCGCAGCCGATGATCATCGCGAACTACGGCACCGGCACCCCCGCCGAGGCCGCCGACTGGGTGCGCTACGCCAACGTCACCAAGGGGTACGGCGCGAAGTGGTGGACGGTCGGCAACGAGAACTACGGCAACGGCCACTACGGGTCGGCCTGGGAGGCCGACGACCACCCCGACAAGAGCGCCAGCCAGTACGCCCGGCTGGTGGTCGACTACGCCGACGCGATGAAGGCGGTCGACCCCACGATCAAGGTCGGCGCGGTGCTCACCATGCCGGGCAACTGGCCGGACGGGATCACCGCCGGCAGTGACCCGGGCCCGTGGAACCGGACCGTGCTCGCCATCGCCGGCCCGAAGATCGACTTTGTGGACGTGCACTGGTACCCGGGTGGCACCGCCGCCGAGTCGCTGGCCCGGACGGCCCACATCGACGAGGCGGCCCACCTGCTGCGCGACCAGCTCGCCCGGTACGCCGGCCCGAACGCCGCCCGGATCGGCATCAGCTTCACCGAGCTGAACGTCGGCACCGGGCAGAACACCCAGCCGGGTGCGCTGTTCCTCGCCGACGCCTACAGCGACCTGCTGGAGAACGGCGTCTTCACCGTGCAGTGGTGGAACGTGCACAACGGCATCGGCACCGTGTCGCAGGTGGCCGGGCAGACCGACTACGGCGACTTCGGGCTGCTGTCCAGCGGCACCTGCACCGCCGACAACTCGGTCTGCGAGCCGCCACTGAACACCCCGTTCGCGCCGTACCACGGGCTGTCGATGATGAACCTGTTCGCCCGGCCTGGTGACCAGTTCGTCCGCGCCGCCACCGACCAGCCGCTGGTCACCGCGCACGCCGTGCGGCGGGCCGACGGGGATCTCGCGGTGCTGCTGGTCAACAAGGACCCGGAGAACGCCCGCCCGGTCACCATCGACTACGCCGGCTTCACCCCGTCGGCCGCCGCGCCGACCACGTACTCGCTGACCAACGGGGCGTCCGGCGTGGTCACCGGGCAGTCGGGCAGCGCCGCCAGCCGGACGCTGCCGGCGTACTCGCTGACCACGCTGGTGCTGCGGCCGTCGTCCCCGGTCACCGCGCACCCCGCCCCGCCGGGGCAGCCGACGGCGAGCGGGGTGACCGACCGGTCGGCGACGATCTCCTGGTCGCCGGCCCCGCCGAAGGGCGCCCCGATCGCCAAGTACGAGGTGTACCGGCAGAACGGCACGGTCAGCGAGCAGCTCGGCGAGACGGCCGGCACCTCGTTCACCGTCGACAACCTCGTGCCCGGCACCCGGTACACGCTCAACGTGCTGACCCGGGACACCGCCGGGAAGGTGTCCTGGTCGTCGTCGCCGGTCACCTTCACCACCACCGGCCCGGCCGAGAGCAGCTGCACCGTCCGGCTCACCACCGCCAGCGACTGGGGCAACGGCTGGGTCGGCAACGTCGAGATCGTCAACAACGGGGCGAACCCCGTCGACGGCTGGACGCTGACCTGGAGCTGGCCGACGAGTTGGCAGCAGGTGAGCAGTGGCTGGAGCGCCACCTGGACGCAGACCGGGCGTACCGTGACGGTCGCCAGCACCGACGACAACCGGCGGATCGCCGCCGGGGGCAGCACCACAGCCGGTTTCGTCGGGGCCTACAGCGGCCCGAACGTCCCGCCCACCGGCTTCGTCCTCAACGGCACCCCCTGCACCGTGGGGTGA
- a CDS encoding YciI family protein: MKYLIMISHDQQARDAWQDMSDPEREAGVRAHTALVEDLTASGELIVAEALADPGQAKRVLVSDGRTATADGPFPGAEPYLAGIYLVECDSIARAVGQAARIPEARFGLVEVRPVRDAGRPDS; the protein is encoded by the coding sequence ATGAAGTATCTGATCATGATCAGTCACGACCAGCAGGCGCGGGACGCCTGGCAGGACATGTCCGACCCGGAACGCGAGGCGGGCGTCCGGGCGCACACCGCGCTGGTGGAGGACCTCACCGCGTCGGGCGAGCTGATCGTCGCCGAGGCGCTCGCCGACCCGGGTCAGGCCAAGAGGGTGCTGGTCAGCGACGGCCGGACGGCGACCGCCGACGGCCCGTTCCCCGGTGCCGAGCCGTACCTCGCCGGCATCTACCTCGTCGAGTGCGACAGCATCGCGCGGGCGGTCGGGCAGGCCGCCCGGATCCCCGAGGCGCGCTTCGGCCTGGTCGAGGTCCGTCCGGTGCGGGACGCCGGCCGCCCCGACAGCTGA
- a CDS encoding RNA polymerase sigma factor, whose amino-acid sequence MTGTSAVEDLLRVHAPQVLATLVRRYGSVDTCEDAVQEALLAAAVQWPREGLPANPRGWLTTVAARRWTESWRTDAARRRRERTVAALTTPGSAPVSAVDDTLTVLLLCCHPALSRGSQVALTLRAVGGLSTAEIARAFLVPESTVAQRISRAKQRIRAGGVEFRLPTAGDRPARVAAVLEVLYLIFNEGHTASSGPALTRVELTTEAIRLTRQLHRQLPDDPEVTGLLALMLLTDARRPARTRPDGSLVPLAEQDRSRWDRSAIAEGVALITRTLADAPVGPYQLQAAIAAVHDEAPRAEDTDWPQLLGLYNLLRHLAPGPMVTLNRIVVLAMVDGPQVALAELTAAQADPGLAGNHRTQVVRAHLLDLVGDRTAARRCYLLAAQATLSVPEQRFLRMRAARQPGHRRLPSGGAA is encoded by the coding sequence GTGACCGGCACGTCGGCCGTCGAGGATCTGTTGCGCGTCCATGCGCCGCAGGTCCTCGCCACCCTGGTACGCCGGTACGGCAGCGTCGACACCTGCGAGGACGCCGTGCAGGAGGCCCTGCTGGCGGCGGCGGTGCAGTGGCCGCGGGAGGGGCTGCCGGCGAACCCCCGGGGCTGGCTGACCACGGTCGCCGCCCGCCGCTGGACGGAGTCCTGGCGCACCGACGCCGCCCGCCGACGCCGGGAGCGTACGGTGGCCGCCCTGACCACGCCGGGGTCGGCGCCGGTCTCCGCGGTGGACGACACGCTGACGGTGCTGCTGCTCTGCTGCCATCCGGCGCTGAGCCGGGGCTCCCAGGTGGCGCTCACCCTGCGGGCGGTCGGCGGCCTGAGCACCGCCGAGATCGCCCGCGCCTTCCTGGTGCCCGAGTCGACGGTCGCGCAGCGGATCAGCCGGGCCAAGCAGCGGATCCGGGCCGGTGGCGTCGAGTTCCGGCTGCCCACCGCCGGGGACCGCCCGGCGCGGGTGGCCGCCGTGCTGGAGGTGCTCTACCTGATCTTCAACGAGGGCCACACGGCCAGCTCGGGGCCGGCGCTGACCCGGGTCGAACTCACCACCGAGGCGATCCGGCTGACCCGGCAGCTGCACCGGCAGCTACCCGACGACCCTGAGGTCACCGGCCTGCTGGCGCTGATGCTGCTCACCGACGCCCGCCGGCCGGCGCGGACCCGGCCGGACGGGTCGCTCGTCCCGCTGGCCGAGCAGGACCGGTCCCGGTGGGACCGGTCGGCCATCGCCGAGGGCGTCGCGCTGATCACCCGTACCCTGGCGGACGCGCCGGTGGGGCCGTACCAGCTACAGGCCGCGATCGCGGCGGTGCACGACGAGGCGCCCCGGGCAGAGGACACCGACTGGCCGCAGCTCCTCGGCCTCTACAACCTGCTGCGGCACCTCGCGCCCGGCCCGATGGTCACGCTCAACCGGATCGTCGTGCTCGCCATGGTGGACGGGCCGCAGGTCGCGCTCGCGGAGCTGACCGCCGCCCAGGCCGACCCCGGGCTCGCGGGCAACCACCGTACGCAGGTCGTCCGGGCGCACCTGCTCGATCTGGTCGGCGACCGGACGGCGGCCCGGCGGTGCTACCTGCTGGCCGCCCAGGCGACGCTCAGCGTGCCGGAGCAGCGGTTCCTGCGTATGCGCGCGGCCCGGCAACCCGGTCACCGTCGCCTTCCCTCCGGCGGCGCGGCCTGA
- a CDS encoding CocE/NonD family hydrolase, with the protein MAVMGMPLRAGVAALSALALAALGAAPPAVAAPDVPTIVVQDGVTQPVFGYGDAIRERLFIDSTFDSDNDGVRDIIAFDLMRPAATANGLKVPVIMDASPYYSTVCRGNESECKADLDGDGLLDKWPLFYDNYFVPRGYAVILLDMVGTNNSTGCPTTNANQDNLSAKQAINWLNGRATARNAAGQVVTADWHNGKSGMIGKSYDGSLAMATAVTGVKGLTTVVPISGPTEYYDYVRSNGVVTRGNSYVASLANTVTNPERRDYCKPVRDAMAAADGDETGDYTAFWNERSYVKKVPNMTASVLLYHGLNDDNVRADHFSKFWYALAENNVQRKLWLSQEGHVDPFDSRRAVWVSTLHRWFDFWLHGIANGIMDEPRVDLERAADVWETHADWPIPGKADTEVFLQPGTTGAGGLKLVPTAKPATGAFQDSRTQSQNTMILNPDTVQPNRLAFLSAPLTAPLHISGTPTVQLRASADQTDTNFGAILVDYGTDERVAHRASGEGIITLTTEDCWGLNSPTDDGCYKQTAKRVATADYELVTKGIMDAQNRQSIRTAVPLVVGESYNFTFPLLPEDYVFKPGHRIGVIIVASYPQYSSQADTTAANIQVALKSSKIVLPVVGGTPAAHAAGF; encoded by the coding sequence ATGGCTGTAATGGGAATGCCCCTCCGCGCCGGGGTGGCCGCACTGTCCGCCCTGGCGCTCGCCGCCCTGGGCGCGGCGCCACCGGCGGTGGCGGCACCGGACGTACCGACGATCGTGGTCCAGGACGGGGTCACCCAGCCGGTCTTCGGTTACGGCGACGCCATCCGGGAGCGGCTGTTCATCGACTCGACCTTCGACAGCGACAACGACGGCGTGCGCGACATCATCGCGTTCGACCTGATGCGACCGGCGGCCACCGCGAACGGCCTCAAGGTGCCGGTCATCATGGACGCCAGCCCGTACTACTCGACGGTCTGCCGGGGCAACGAGTCCGAGTGCAAGGCCGACCTGGACGGCGACGGCCTGCTCGACAAGTGGCCGCTGTTCTACGACAACTACTTCGTCCCGCGCGGCTACGCGGTGATCCTGCTGGACATGGTGGGCACCAACAACTCCACCGGCTGCCCCACCACCAACGCCAACCAGGACAACCTCAGCGCCAAGCAGGCGATCAACTGGCTCAACGGCCGGGCCACCGCCCGCAACGCCGCCGGTCAGGTGGTCACCGCCGACTGGCACAACGGCAAGTCGGGCATGATCGGCAAGTCGTACGACGGCTCGCTGGCGATGGCGACGGCGGTGACCGGCGTGAAGGGCCTGACCACGGTGGTGCCGATCAGCGGCCCCACCGAGTACTACGACTACGTGCGCAGCAACGGGGTGGTCACCCGGGGCAACAGCTACGTGGCGTCGCTGGCCAACACGGTCACCAACCCGGAGCGGCGGGACTACTGCAAGCCGGTGCGCGACGCGATGGCCGCCGCCGACGGCGACGAGACCGGCGACTACACCGCCTTCTGGAACGAGCGCAGCTACGTCAAGAAGGTCCCGAACATGACCGCCAGCGTGCTGCTCTACCACGGTCTCAACGACGACAACGTCCGCGCGGACCACTTCAGCAAGTTCTGGTACGCCCTGGCGGAGAACAACGTCCAGCGTAAGCTGTGGCTCTCCCAGGAGGGGCACGTCGACCCGTTCGACTCGCGGCGGGCGGTCTGGGTGTCCACCCTGCACCGGTGGTTCGACTTCTGGCTGCACGGGATCGCCAACGGCATCATGGACGAGCCCCGGGTGGACCTGGAGCGGGCCGCCGACGTGTGGGAGACCCACGCCGACTGGCCGATCCCCGGCAAGGCCGACACCGAGGTGTTCCTCCAGCCCGGCACCACCGGGGCGGGTGGCCTGAAGCTGGTGCCGACGGCCAAGCCGGCGACCGGCGCGTTCCAGGACAGCCGGACCCAGAGCCAGAACACCATGATCCTCAACCCGGACACGGTGCAGCCGAACCGGCTGGCGTTCCTGTCCGCGCCGCTGACCGCGCCCCTGCACATCTCGGGCACGCCGACGGTGCAGCTGCGGGCCTCGGCCGACCAGACCGACACCAACTTCGGGGCGATCCTGGTCGACTACGGCACCGACGAGCGGGTGGCGCACCGGGCGTCCGGTGAGGGCATCATCACCCTGACCACCGAGGACTGCTGGGGGCTGAACAGCCCGACCGACGACGGCTGCTACAAGCAGACCGCCAAGCGGGTCGCCACCGCCGACTACGAGCTGGTCACCAAGGGCATCATGGACGCCCAGAACCGGCAGTCGATCCGGACCGCCGTGCCGCTGGTGGTGGGGGAGTCGTACAACTTCACCTTCCCGCTGCTGCCGGAGGACTACGTGTTCAAGCCGGGCCACCGGATCGGCGTGATCATCGTGGCCAGCTACCCGCAGTACTCCAGCCAGGCGGACACCACCGCCGCGAACATCCAGGTCGCCCTGAAGAGCAGCAAGATCGTTCTTCCGGTGGTCGGCGGCACCCCCGCCGCCCACGCGGCAGGTTTCTGA
- a CDS encoding TetR/AcrR family transcriptional regulator has translation MPRAGLTTEVVIERGSRLLEAHPTDELTLAALAESLGVRVPSLYKHVDGLPGLRRGIMLRAKEKLAAALTEACIGRARADAVRSLAAAYRAWARENPMQYPMTIRAPDPDDAEDQRASAGALHVVYTVLAGYHLVDDDAIDATRFLRAAIHGFVSLETAGAFRLAADLERSYDRTIDSVVTALETWPRP, from the coding sequence GTGCCTAGGGCCGGCCTCACCACCGAGGTCGTCATCGAGCGGGGCAGCCGACTCCTCGAAGCCCACCCCACCGACGAGCTGACCCTCGCCGCGCTCGCCGAGAGTCTCGGCGTCCGCGTCCCGTCCCTCTACAAGCACGTCGACGGCCTACCCGGGCTCCGCCGTGGCATCATGCTGCGGGCGAAGGAGAAGCTGGCGGCAGCGCTGACCGAGGCCTGCATCGGCCGTGCCCGTGCCGACGCGGTCCGCAGCCTGGCCGCCGCCTACCGGGCCTGGGCGCGGGAAAACCCGATGCAGTACCCGATGACCATCCGCGCGCCCGACCCCGACGACGCCGAGGACCAGCGGGCGAGCGCCGGCGCGCTCCACGTGGTCTACACGGTGCTGGCCGGTTACCACCTCGTCGACGACGACGCGATCGACGCCACGCGTTTCCTGCGCGCCGCCATCCACGGCTTCGTCAGCCTGGAGACCGCCGGCGCCTTCAGGCTCGCCGCCGATCTCGAACGCAGCTACGACCGCACGATCGACAGCGTGGTGACCGCCCTCGAAACCTGGCCACGCCCATGA
- a CDS encoding YciI family protein, translated as MKYLILISHNEQAREVWQGLSDAERQQGVQAHTALLEELAGSGALRAAEALADPGTARRVRVDRGRTIATDGPFPEVKEYLAGFYLVECDSIEQAVAYAARVPEAQFGLVEVRPVRGDERPQG; from the coding sequence GTGAAGTATCTGATCCTGATCAGCCACAACGAACAGGCCCGTGAGGTGTGGCAGGGGCTGTCCGACGCCGAACGGCAGCAGGGCGTCCAGGCCCACACCGCCCTGCTCGAGGAGCTGGCCGGCTCCGGTGCGCTGCGCGCCGCCGAAGCGTTGGCCGACCCGGGCACGGCCCGCCGGGTGCGGGTCGACCGGGGCCGCACGATCGCCACCGACGGCCCCTTTCCCGAGGTGAAGGAGTATCTCGCCGGCTTCTACCTGGTGGAGTGCGACAGCATCGAGCAGGCGGTGGCGTACGCCGCCCGGGTGCCCGAGGCGCAGTTCGGCCTGGTCGAGGTGCGGCCGGTCCGCGGCGACGAGCGACCGCAAGGGTGA